GCGGTTCGGGGGTAGTCATGACGCGTCTGACTCACGTTTGACGCCGCCGACGCACGTGAAGGCCGTCTACTCGCCGCGACCGAAGATCATCACTTGATGCTCGCGCTGTCGACGACCCAGCCATGCTCCTCGGAGTTCCTGTCGACGCCGAAGAAGGCCGTCCTGCCGCCGGACTCCGCGATGCCGACAACGATCGCCGCCGCGTCGACACCCGACACCGTACTATCAAAGCGGCTCCAAGTCGTGCCGTCAGTCGTCGAGAATAGCCAGACCGACGGATTGCCCTTCTGCGGCTCCTGCCCTGCGTAAAACGCACCGCCTGCACTCGTGTCATACGTCTCGCCGGCCCAGAGGAACCCGCCTGCCTCGCGACTGATCAGTGCGGTGGTGATGCCGGAGCGTGTGGGGGCAAGCAGGTTGCCGTCCGTGACGACGTTCCACTTGCCGTCCTTGCCCGCCACCCACTCGAAGTCCTCGGAACGGGTGGGACCGGAGCCCGTCTTCACGAAGCCGACGGAATCGGCCCAGCCAGCGACGATCACGGTGTCATTGTCCGCCGCCACGAACGCAGGCCAGAAGTCGCGTCCGGTCTGGGCGAAGTTCTCGTCAGAGACGATCTTCCACGTCTTGCCCTCATCATGCGTCTGCCACACGATTCCGACTTCGCGGGCGCCAGTGGCCGAGACGTCGGTCCATCCCGCGCCGACGACCAACATGCCCGGAAATGCGGTGCCACCTGAAGCGGACGTGACCGCAAGCGCCTCGGCCGCTGTCACACCGGTCGGAAGCGGTAAGGACGCAGACGTGCTCCAGGTCTTGCCCGAGTCGGGCGAGACGATGACGAGAGGGTCAGTACCCGACACGTCGCCGACGTCGTTTTGGGCGCTGCGTCCAACCGCTCCCACCGCCATCAGCACCGGATTCGATCCGTCGGCCGAAGCGGCCACCCCGAGCAGCTGGGCGGAGCGCCCACCTGCGAGCTGGCCGAGGTCGTGGGTCGCGAAGGCGCCGCCGCCGTCGCTTGTCGCGCAAAACGGCACTTGGCCGTGGCCCTGCGAGCCGGTTGGCAGTGAATGGCCGATGACCACACGGGTCTGCCCGACCTGCGCGGCTGCCGTGACGAACCGCTCCTCGGTGCCGATTTTCTCGAACTGCACGGCCGTACCGCCGGTGAGCGATGCCACCCCAGGCACGAACTTCCCGCTGAAGGGGTCGGCGATGAGGTAGCCGATGCTGCTGATCGTCCCGCCGAGAACGGCAGCCGCTTGAGGTTGGAACAGCCCCGGAGCGGGCGGCAAGAGCGGGAACGTTCCCACCTGGGGCGGAGTCGCGCTTGACTGTGAACCGCCGTCGGAGTTCCCCGCCGTTGGAGTCTTGGCTCCGAAAGCGCAACCGCCGAGGCTTGCCCCGACCAAAGCAATCATGATCATTGCCAACAGCAGCGCGCGTTTCATGGCGATCCTTCCGCAGCAGAGCATATCGGCATGTGTACCCAGGAACGTATCAGGAGCGACCTGCTGCACACGCGAGGCACGATTTTGTCAGCAAAGATATCAGCTATTGACACCCATATGAGAGCAGTCATAATTGCTACCAAATAGGATGCGATAGCAATAGAGGTGCTGATGACTACTCCAGCTGACGCCAAGAGAGCTCGGGAAGCGCTCGACCAACGACTCGTTCCGCTTGGACCGGCCGCACGCTATGCACCGCCGAGGGCCGGATGGGTCCGGGCGATCCGGGACGCGCTCGGCATGACTGCGGCTGCCCTCGCATCACGCATGGGAGTCACCGGCCCCGCGGTCCGCTCTCTCGAGAACAAAGAGATGAGCGGGGGAGCGAGGCTTTCCTCGCTTGGCCGCGCAGCAGAGGCAATGGACTGCACGCTGGTCTACGCTTTCATCCCGAACACAAGCCTCCGGCAGACGGTCGAGCGGCAGGCGGCGAGCCTGCTCGAAGCGCAGATGAAGCGCGTCAACCAGACAATGGCCCTCGAAGCTCAAGAAGGGGAAGCTCTTGCGGCTTCCACGAGAGCTCAGCTCGAAGCACTCATCGGCTCGGGGCGCCTCTGGTCGCAGCGGGACGCCAAGCGATGACCGACGACCTGTTCCAAGGGCCCGAGGGCGCGACACCCTTGAGCCCCGAGGATGCGAGGGGGCTGATCCCGACTTGGGTTGCCACCCGGGCCGACCTCAACGCAG
The sequence above is a segment of the Coriobacteriia bacterium genome. Coding sequences within it:
- a CDS encoding mobile mystery protein A; amino-acid sequence: MTTPADAKRAREALDQRLVPLGPAARYAPPRAGWVRAIRDALGMTAAALASRMGVTGPAVRSLENKEMSGGARLSSLGRAAEAMDCTLVYAFIPNTSLRQTVERQAASLLEAQMKRVNQTMALEAQEGEALAASTRAQLEALIGSGRLWSQRDAKR